In Candidatus Bathyarchaeota archaeon, the sequence GAACCGCATTCCGGACATTTTGCCGTAAATCCTAAGAAAACCTTGTTACAGCTTGAACAGTAACTTAAATCATGGTTATAAGCATAAAACCCTATCTTGTTGGATGATAAAATTCTGTTTGTGGTGGAAAGTAGGTTTTCAGTATCCTTCTCTGAGTTTTCCAGCTGAATAATTAGCAAGTGTCCTCCAGGGCACAATGTGTGAAATCTTTCTTCAATTCTTAATCTTTCATTCAGAGGGATTTCAATGTTTAATGGAACAGCGGTCAGATCGGTGTAAATGGGATATTCTCTCCCCATGCTCGTTTTCACTTTCGCCCAACCGTATCTTTCAACATCTAAGTCAACGAACCTCCTTGCACTTTCAAAGTTTGAAAGCATGGAGGGGACTGCCCTTAAATTCTTCTTGACAAGCCTCTGGGAATACTCATTGAGATATTTAACTATCTTCACGGCTGTTTCAATCGTATCTTTGTCTTCGTGAAGCATTTTCCCAGTTAACGCCATAACAGCTTCATTCAAACCAGTAAAACTAACGTTTCTCGAAGCATTCTCGCTTCTAAAATAGATGCCGCCCATATTCGTGCCCGTAAGCAGGGGAAGCAAACCCTCTTTTGCGCAGTGTGCAATCCACCTTGACTTTATTTCCAAGGCTCTAAAAGCCATTTCCAAATATTCATTTAGGAACCCGAAGAAGTTGTCAAGATTTCCATTGGCTTCATAAACAAGTCTTGGCAAATTTATGAAAACTGTGCCTAAACTTCCAGTTCTTAAAATGTCTACTTCCCAGTCTCCGCTCCATTCGTTTCCAAGTCTAAAGCCGCTAGCGGAATAAACTGCCTTTTCGTTATGTTCCAAAAGCATGTTGGCAAAGTATGGAAGCCCAGTTTCAGCAGCCAAGACATGAGATTTGAAAAGCAAATCCCGATATCTGCCTTCTCCGCTCAATGAACGCAAATTTACAGTTAAATACGGATTCAAAACCAAGCTGCGTCTACTCTCTTCCAGAATTGCCTCAAGAATAGCTGAAGCCAAAACTTGAGTTTCCTCAAAATAATCTCCATAAACAGCTTTAGAACTTGAACCCCCCGGCTTAACAGCTTCTTCCTCGGCAAGGAAGGTTGGAACTTCAAATTCTATGCTTAAGGAGATTGCCGTCTGCGGAAATTGGCTTAATTCATGTATAAACGTTCTAATATATTCTTTAACATCTGAGGGACTCATGTTTTCAATGTAAGGTGCAAGGAAAACGTTAAAATACGGTAGAACATGCTCTGTCGCTTCATTTGAAGCCTTTTTCAGCACAACTAAAGTTAAGGCTAAAGCAGAATGGAAAGACTTCGGTTTAGGAAAAACAGCGGATGAAGTTTTAATGCCATTTTTTAAGAAATACCTTAAGTCATGAAAAGTTACAGTTGGCTTGATTATCCATGTCTGCAAGTTTTCAAGGTGAAGATAACCGGAGAGATATGCGTCGGCTATGTCCCTAGGCAGAACATTTAACAAAACGTATTCTTCTAGAACTTTCTTCCCGGCCTTTTCAATTATTGTGTCAACTGGCTTTTTCTCTTCTCCAACACGCTGAATTAGCTGTGTAACGTCATAGACGGGAAGCCCAAGTCTAGTTAGCTTATGCCTATACTCTTCTAAGCCTTTTTCGATTAAAACAGCGTTTACAATCTCCCTAATAAGCGGAGCAGTTAGATATTTTGTTTTAAATTGCTGAAGCCTTTTTTCAGTTTCTCTAGCTACTTTTTGAGCAAGTTCAACCGGAACGTCGGCCTCTTTGATTAATGATTCAACAATCTTTGTCCTATCAAATTCCTCCAGGGAAAGCCTCGAAGTTCTAACATGCATTTTCCTTCTCTTATAGGCGTATTTCTCTATTTCCTCAGTAAGATCCAGTACAACTCTTCCCAAATCAGTTAGGCGGTATTTCTTAGTTTTTGAGTCCGGCTCAACCAAGTCTGCTGCAAGCAAGGCTTTAAGATGATAAGCGAATTTTCCGGCGTCCCTCGTTGGATTCAGCTTTAACCTATTCATTAATTCAGTGTAGGATTTGGGGCCTTCATCGAAAAGCAGATTTAAAATTCTAAGTCTTGTAGCCGAAGAAATAGCCTTCAGTATACGTGCACTTGCCCTTGCTCTAGCTCTTCTCGACATGTTTAAACCCTAACAGAAGTTTGAGACAGTTAATTGTCTAGCCAAACCAGCCTAAAATATTTTAGTTAACAAAGTAAGGGAAAGACGGAAATTGACTAAAGCATAAGTTTTTCTTTATAGGCTGGTATATCTAAGAATCCATGTCCGCTGATGTTCATGAGTATAACCTTTTCTTCACCAGCCCTTTCATATTCTAAGGCTTTGTCTATTCCCGCCCTAACTGCATAACTTGATTCAGGAGCTATTAGCCACCCTTCACTTTGCACGAAAATCCTTGCAGCTTCAAAAATTGCTTTTTCATCTTGTGGATAAGCTATCGCCTTAACTATGCCTAAATGCCTCAGCAGACTTATGATAGGCGCTGCTGCGTGATAGCGTAGTCCATCAGCCTTTATCGGCGGCATTTCTGTTTTATGGCCCAAAGTATAGACCTTCAATAGTGGAGTGTGCTCGCCTACGTCTGCAAAGTCGTAGCGGTATTCCCCATTTACAAGGTTGGGTGCAGCTTCAGACTGGGCTGCTAAAAATTCGCATTCACGTTTTCCCTTTAGAACTTCGCCTATGAATGGTAATGCTACTCCGCCGAAGTTGGAGCCTCCGCCTAGACATCCAATAATCAAGTCCGGCTCGTCGTCAATTAATTCGAACTGTTTTTTGGCTTCTAATCCAATTATTGTCTGATGCATCAAAACATGGTTAAGAACTGAACCTAGACAATAGACGCTTCCTTCATGGGTGTCCGTATACTCCAAGCCTTCAGAAACAGCTATTCCAAGCGAACCTGGATGATTTGGATTCTCAGCAAGCAATTTCCTGCCTATTTCTGTCTCTTTACTTGGGGAGGCGTGAACAATTCCACCATAAAGTTTCATTAGGGCTCTTCTGTCAACTTTCCAGTCGTATACGGATTTAACCCAGAAAATCACAGAGTCCAAATCCATGAGGCGAGCCGCGTAGGCTAGGGCTGTTCCCCACTGTCCAGCGCCAGTTTCAGTTACAAGAGTGGTCTTTCCTTCCTCAGCCGCGTAGTAGGCTTGAGCCAGCGCTGTGTTGACTTTATGCGAACCAGTAGGTGACAAGTCTTCACGTTTATAGTAAAGACGAACCTTCTTCAGCCCCAAACGTTTTTCAAGCCTCAACGCACGGTAAAGCGGCCTTGGACGACCAGCCTGAATATAAAGCTGCTGAATTTCATCCGGTATTGGAACCCAATTTTCACTTGAAAGTTCCTGACGTAAACATTCCTTTATCATGGTTTTTTGCAGAAACTCCATACGTGAAGGCCCAGTTTCAGGCTCCTTCGGCGGAGGCAACGGCTCCGGCAAGTCTGGGATAATATTATACCATTTAGTTGGCAACTCGTCTACTGGAAGTAAAATTTGATTCTTGAGCATGTTTAACACCACTCGCTTTGAACACGCATAATTACAAATTGTGGGTTAAATCTTTTTTCCATTTAGTTAGGCTTAGAAATAATCTCAAATGAAGAGTCTCTTCTAGAGAAAACTTCTAATTCATCATTAAAACCCTTTTTAACATAAAAATTATCCAGTTTAATGATTATTCCTCTTTTTAATTCTTCCTTTTCAATTTTTTCTGCAAGTTCTCTCCACATTGAAACCCATATTCTCCCAGTTTCATCTTTTATCTCAAAACTTGCCACAGGGACTTCCTCTCCTTTTGACGTTTTAACTTTGCGTATTAATGGCTTTTGTGAGATAACTTCTCCAACAAGGTTAACTGGGCCATCGCCGACGTTTAAGTCCGCAATTTTCACGTTTTTCTCCTCAATTATCTCGATTTCTCCTTGCTCGCCTACGTGAAGTTCTATCCCTCCCCTACGGCTTTCCCTAACGTAGCCATGTGAAATCCTTACTCTTTGTCCCTTTCTTAATTTAGCGTTTCTAACAAAATCTGCCTTTTTATCCCAAAGAACCACATTTATCTTTCCAGTTTGGTCGGCTATAACTAAACGTGCGACTTTTCCCTCTTTGTCTAGCCCTCTTCTAAACGTCTGTGCTGGATAAATAGAAAGAATTTTTCCTGAAACGGTAACATCGTTTAATCCAGAAACGAGATACTCAATCCGTGTCTTGAACTCCCTTTCAAACTTTTTAGAAAATTTCACTCCGAACTCGGAAGCGACTAACTTTGCAATTGTTTCTTCAGTAAAATAATTCCCCAAACTCTTTTTTCTTTCCTCCACCATTTTCAAAAATTCTTCTCTTGAAATTTCCGGGCGAGCCTTCCGCAATTTACGTATTATTTCTTCTATTTCCATAGCTATTCACAGCATGCCTTTAGAATATCTTGTATTTTCATCTATGAAAGTTTATCTAACTGCATCCTTATGTTTAAAATGTATGAATCTAACAAGTCTATTAATCTATGCTGGCTTCATCTTAATATTCCTCGGCATAGCCATAACTGTAGTTGCATTAATCCTGCTTGTATTTCGCAGTTTTGGCAGAGAAGAAACAAAAGGTGGAGGCATAATCCTAATAGGGCCTTTTCCAATAATTTTCGGAACAGACAGAAAAAC encodes:
- a CDS encoding helix-turn-helix domain-containing protein, translated to MSRRARARASARILKAISSATRLRILNLLFDEGPKSYTELMNRLKLNPTRDAGKFAYHLKALLAADLVEPDSKTKKYRLTDLGRVVLDLTEEIEKYAYKRRKMHVRTSRLSLEEFDRTKIVESLIKEADVPVELAQKVARETEKRLQQFKTKYLTAPLIREIVNAVLIEKGLEEYRHKLTRLGLPVYDVTQLIQRVGEEKKPVDTIIEKAGKKVLEEYVLLNVLPRDIADAYLSGYLHLENLQTWIIKPTVTFHDLRYFLKNGIKTSSAVFPKPKSFHSALALTLVVLKKASNEATEHVLPYFNVFLAPYIENMSPSDVKEYIRTFIHELSQFPQTAISLSIEFEVPTFLAEEEAVKPGGSSSKAVYGDYFEETQVLASAILEAILEESRRSLVLNPYLTVNLRSLSGEGRYRDLLFKSHVLAAETGLPYFANMLLEHNEKAVYSASGFRLGNEWSGDWEVDILRTGSLGTVFINLPRLVYEANGNLDNFFGFLNEYLEMAFRALEIKSRWIAHCAKEGLLPLLTGTNMGGIYFRSENASRNVSFTGLNEAVMALTGKMLHEDKDTIETAVKIVKYLNEYSQRLVKKNLRAVPSMLSNFESARRFVDLDVERYGWAKVKTSMGREYPIYTDLTAVPLNIEIPLNERLRIEERFHTLCPGGHLLIIQLENSEKDTENLLSTTNRILSSNKIGFYAYNHDLSYCSSCNKVFLGFTAKCPECGSTEKLMKYSRANAKYSRVKSENIRFFEKVRYMLNSI
- a CDS encoding TrpB-like pyridoxal phosphate-dependent enzyme; the protein is MLKNQILLPVDELPTKWYNIIPDLPEPLPPPKEPETGPSRMEFLQKTMIKECLRQELSSENWVPIPDEIQQLYIQAGRPRPLYRALRLEKRLGLKKVRLYYKREDLSPTGSHKVNTALAQAYYAAEEGKTTLVTETGAGQWGTALAYAARLMDLDSVIFWVKSVYDWKVDRRALMKLYGGIVHASPSKETEIGRKLLAENPNHPGSLGIAVSEGLEYTDTHEGSVYCLGSVLNHVLMHQTIIGLEAKKQFELIDDEPDLIIGCLGGGSNFGGVALPFIGEVLKGKRECEFLAAQSEAAPNLVNGEYRYDFADVGEHTPLLKVYTLGHKTEMPPIKADGLRYHAAAPIISLLRHLGIVKAIAYPQDEKAIFEAARIFVQSEGWLIAPESSYAVRAGIDKALEYERAGEEKVILMNISGHGFLDIPAYKEKLML
- a CDS encoding DUF131 domain-containing protein; its protein translation is MNLTSLLIYAGFILIFLGIAITVVALILLVFRSFGREETKGGGIILIGPFPIIFGTDRKTVKFLIIMAVILIILVIGFILALNFLKT